In the Streptomyces sp. SJL17-4 genome, TGCCCTCGTGGCTGGGCAGGCCCGAAGGCCACCTGGTCGGCACCAAGATCATCAACGGGAATCCCGCCAACGCCCGCCTCGGGTTGCGCCGGGCCGAGGGCCTGATCCTGCTGTTCGACCCCGAGACCGGTCACGTCCGCACCATGATGCAGGCGGCACGTATCTCCGCGCTGCGCACGGCGGCCGTCACCGCCGTCGCCGTCGAGCACCTGAGCGCGGGACCGCCGCGCACCCTGGCGGTCATCGGCGCGGGAACTCTGGCCGAGGTCCATCTGGAGGTGCTCGTTCCGCGGCTGGGGGAGCTGCGACGGCTCGTGATCCACGACCACGACCCGCGGCGCGCCGAGAAGCTCGCGGCCCACGCGGCCGGAGCCTGGGCGGGACGCGGCGTCGACTGCTCGACGGCGTCAGGGGCGGAGGAGGCGGTCGCCGGGGCGGACGTCGTCGTCACGCTCACGACGACCGACGAGGGCTACATCCGGTACGGCTGGCTGAAGAAGGGCAGCGTCCTCGTCAACGTCTCTCTCGACGACCCGCTCCCGGAGGTGTTCCTCGCCGCGGACGCCCTCGTCGTCGACGAGTGGGGACTCATCACGGCCGACCGGCGGCGCATCCTCGGCAAGCTGCACCGGGCGGGGCGGATCGCCGAGCAGGGCGGGCCGGGTGCCCCGGCACTCGGCGAGGGCCGCGCGGTCACCGCCCACCTCGGCGAGGTTGTCGCCGGCACACGGCCGGCGCGCACCCACGAGCACGACATCGTGCTGGTGAACCCGATCGGGATGTCCGCCCAGGACATGGCGCTGGCCGCCAAGGTGGCCCAGCGGGCCCAAGCCCTGGGGCTCGGCAGCGTCCTTCCCCGCTAGGGCCTGTCTTTCGGATCATGCCGGGCTCGCACGGGGCGCCCTGGGCCCCGGACACACCCGGAAACGCGAGAGGAACGGACAGTTGAGCACCGGTCTGGAACTGTGCGACCCGTGGGAGCTGGAACTGCTCGGCGACGGAGCACCGGTCACCGGCGTGGTGGTGGTGGACCTGTTCCGGGCCACCTCCACCCTGCGCAGCCTGGTGGAGCACGGCCATGAGACGGAGATCCTGGCCACGCCGGAGGAGGCCGCCGAGGCCCTGCGGCGCGGGCGCCGGTGTCTGGGGGAGTGGCACGGGGCCGTCCTGGACGGCTTCGTCTGCGGGAACTCCCCCACCCGGGTACGGGACCTGCCCGTCACGGGTACCCCGCTGTCCTTCCTGTCCTCCAACGGCGCACGGGCACTCACGCAGGCCGCCCGGGTGGCGGACACCGTGCTGACGGGTGACCTGGCCAACCTCGACGCGCTGGCCGCCACCGTCGCGCGCGGAGGCCGGTGGCTCTGCGTCCCGGCGGGGTGCCGTGGCGAGCGCCGGACGGAGGACGACTTCGTCTGCGTCGAGCTCGCCCGACGCCTCCCCGGGGCCGTCGGACCGCGCCTCGCGCGCCTGTGCCGCTCGCTGGACGGCGTCACGGTGGACGACCTGGCGCACGGCCCCTCCGCCGAGTGGCTCGTCCGGCACGAGCAGACGGGAGCGGACGACCTCGCGTTCATCCTCGCCCAGCGGCCCGACTCGCCCGTCCTTCCGTACTACGACGGGAAACTGCTCCGTCGGTACCCGGACCGGCCCGGCCCGGAGGGCTGACGGGGAACGCGGTCCGCGGCGCCCGGGCCCGGGCTGTGCTCCGGGCCGGGCGCCGGGATCAGACCAGGTCGATCCGGTGCTGTGTGACCGGGTAGCCGGCGCGCACGAAGGTCTCCGCCATGGGGGTGTTGGAGCGGTCGGTGCCCGCCGTGACGACCTCCGCGCCCTCGGCGGCGAGGAAGTGCGTCGCCTCCGCGAGCAGGTCGTACGCGTAGCCGTGGCCACGCTGTTCGGGGACCACCCCCACGTAACCGATCAGTGGGGCCGCGTAGTTGCGGCACGGCGCGACGAGACCGACGAGTTCACCGTCGGACGTGTGGGCGAGCCGCCACCAGGACCGGGGGCTCGGCATCCAGCGCAGATAGTCCAGCTGCTCCTGGGCAGCGGCGTCGATGCCGGACTCCTCGACGGTACGGAGCACCTGGGTGTCCAGGGAACCGAGGTGGACGCGCCGGAACACCTCCAGGATCACCGCGTCGTCCGGCTCGGGAGTGAACGTCAGCCGGTCCGGACGCGGCGGCAGCCCGCAGTCGGGCGTCCACCGGTAGTGGTTCCGCTCGCCCTGCTCCACGAGCCCGGCGGCCGACGCCGCCGCGATCCGGACCTCGGCCTCGGCCCGTACCGCCGGATCCTCCCGCCAGCCCGGGGGGAGTTTGAGCATGTACTGCGCGCGAAGCGGTACCGTGCGCAGGAGTTCGGTCGCGTCCTCGGCGTCGGTGAAGTCGAACCAGTCGAGCGAGGCGGGCTGCGTGTCCTCGGGGCCACCCCACCACGCGGCGCGGGCGACCACCGTGCCCTCGCGCAGCGCCACCCAGACCCATTCGGGCCGGTACTCGCCCCGCGCGGCCATGTCGGCGAAGGTGTCGCCGAAGGCGCCGAAGCCCACGAGCGTGGACGCGGGCATGGAGTCGAAGAGGTGCAGTTCGTCCTCGGCGAGGTGCCGGATCAGAAGGTCGTTCATACCGTCACGGGCTCCCAAAGTGCGGTGTGCGCACGGGCATCAGCTCTTCACGCGCGACGCGGTGCCAGTGCCGGATGCTCTCGTGCGCTCTCGTGTGTTCTCACACAAGGCTAGGAGAACGCGGGCCCGACGGCCGCTCCTCGGGGGTAGGGGAGTCTCCTGACTGCCCCGCTGTGGTGGCGCGCCGGTATATCAGGGAGGGAAGAGGGAGCACCGGAACCAGAGGGCAAGCGGGAGGAGCACCATGACGAGCGGCGTACTGAGGGGCGGAGGTCGCCAGTGGGCGACGATCTGAGGCGTACTGCTCCGGCAGCGCCGGAAGCGGCGCCGTCAGCGGCGGAAGCCCTGGTGGCCGCGGCCGTTGTCCTCCACCGGCACACGCTCCGCGACTCGGTGCTGGTCGGTCACCACGAGGACGGCCTTCTCCGGGGCGTCCGCACTCTGGACCTGTCGGACGACCCGTCCACCGAGGAACTGCTGAGGGCGATACGGGCATCCGAAGCCGACGGCGACGGTACGGAGGACGCCGATGTGGTGCTCCGGACCGAACGCGCGGCGCCCGGCGCGGACGAGGCCGCCTCATCCGGCGAGGGCGTCTCCGTGGCTGTCGACGGCCTCGGCACCGTGCGGATCCGCGGACCGCGCGCCTTCCCGGCCGACGACGTGCGGAACCAGCTGAGGCGGGCCGTCCTGGCGGGCCGCGCGCACCCGCGGCTTCCCGTCTCCGCCCTACCCCTGGCCTCGGACGCGGACACGGAGCTCGTACGGGCCTGGGGCGGCGACGGCGTACCCGCGGCCCCACCGCGCACTCTTCCGGAGCTGGTCGGCGCGTGGGCGGCCGACTCCCCCGAGGCGGTCGCCGTCTCGGGGAAGGCCGGCAAGCTGAGCTACGCGCAACTGGATCACGCTGCCGACCAGTTGGCCCGGCGTCTCGTCGCCGCCGGGGCCGGGCCCGAGCGGGTGGTCGGCGTGCTGGCCGAGCGCTCGCCGCGCCTGATCGTCGCCCTGCTCGCCGTCCTCAAGGCGGGGGCGGCCTATCTGTACCTGGACCCCCAGTCGCCGCCGGCGCGGCGGACAGGTGAACTGGCCGACGCCGCCGTCTCGTTGGTGGTCGTCGACGAGGACCCGTCCGGCTGGACGCTCCCGGACGGTGTGACGGCCATGCCGCTGGCGGAGCTCGACGGCACCGGACACGAGGACGGCACGCCGTCCGTCGAGCTCCCCGCGCCGGACCCGGCCGACCTCGCCTACGTGAGCTACACCTCGGGCTCCACGGGCAGGCCCAAGCCGGTCGGCGTGCCGCACGCCGCGGTGTCCCGGCTCGTCCACTCGCCCGACTGGGCCCGGTTCGAGCCCACCGATGTCTTCCTGCAGACGGCGCCCGTGGCCTTCGACGCCTCGGTCCTGGAGATCTGGGGCGCCCTGGCCAACGGGGCCGAACTGGTCCTCCCGCCGACCGGCAGGGTCGAGGTGGACCGGCTCGCCGAACTGGTCGTGGAGGCGTCGGTGACCGTGCTGTGGCTGACCGCGGGGCTGTTCCAGCGGTTCGCGTCCGAGCACGTCGACAGCCTGCGCGGGGTCCGGCAGCTGATCACCGGCGGAGACGTGGTCCCGCCGGCCGCCGTGGAGCGGGTGCTCGCGGAGCACCCCGACCTGACCGTCATCAACGGCTACGGGCCGACGGAGAACACGACCTTCACCACGTGCGCCACGCTCGGCGCCGAGGACCTCACGAGCTCCGTGCCCATCGGGCGTCCCATCGGCGGAACCCGCGTGCTGCTGCTCGACTCCCACCTGCGGCCCGTCCCGGTGGGAGTGGCCGGCGAGCTGTACGCGGCGGGAGCCGGTCTGGCGCGCGGCTACCTGGGCCGTCCCGGCGCCACCGCGGAGCGTTTCGTCCCCGACCCCACCGGGGGACGGCCCGGCGCGCGCCTCTACCGGACCGGCGACCTGGCCCGCTGGCGCCCCGATGGATCCCTCGACTTCCTCGGGCGGGCCGACCGGCAGGTCAAGGTGAACGGCTACCGGGTGGAGCCGGGGGAGATCGAGACGGCCCTCACGGACCACCCCGCGGTACGGGCGGCGGCCGTGATCGCCGGCCCCGGGCCCGGGGGCGGCAACCGTCTGGTCGCCTACGCCGTCCCCGAGGACGCCGGACAGGACGCCCGTTCGCTGGAACGGGAGTTGAAGCGCCACCTGCGCGAGGTGCTGCCGCCCTCGTACGTACCCTCGTGGATCATGGTGCTCCCGGAGCTCCCGCTGACCGCCAACGGCAAGGTGGACCGGAACGCGCTGCCGGAGACCGACCGGCTGCCGCGCGCCGCCATGAACGACTACGTCGCGCCCCGGACCCCGGAGGAACGGCTGATGTGCGATCTGTGGGCGGAAGTGCTCGGCGTCGAGGACGTCGGGATCGAGGACGACTTCTTCGAGCTGGGAGGGCATTCGCTGACCGCCGCGGAACTCCTGGTCGTCGTCCAGCGGGAAACCGGCCGCGAACTGTCGGCCCGCACCCTCTATCTCAGCCCGACCGTCGCCGAGCTGACCGAACTCGGGGACTAGCACTGCAGCAGGACTCGCTGCCTGACCTGGGGAACGTCGGGCGGTGGGAGTGTGGCGGGCAGAGTGCTGTCACGGACGGCTGCTGCCCGCCGCCCCCCCGAAGGAGTGCCTCCTGTTCGCCGCGGGGGCAGCGGCCGCTCAACGCGTCGGCGGGCTGGAGCGCCGTACCACCAGCTCGGGCTGGAGTACGACCCGGCGGTGCTCGTGCGGGGTCGCTTCGCCTTCCGCTTCGATCTCTCTCAGGAGCAGTTCGGCGGCCAGGGCGCCCATGGTGACGGCGGGCTGGCGGACCGAGGTGAGGGGGACGGTCGCGGCGGCGGCGAACTCGATGTCGTCGTAGCCGACGATCGCCATGTCGTCGGGGACGCTGATGCCGGCGTCGTACATGGCCTGCAGGACGCCGAGGGCGAGCAGGTCGTTGGCGCAGAACACGGCGGTCGGCCGGTCCGCGAGGCCGAGCAGGCGGCTGCCTGCGTCGCGGCCTGCGGCGACGTCGAGGCGCTCGGTGGGGAGCTCACGGAGGGCGTCGTGACCGAGTCCGGCCGCGGTGAGGGCGGTGAGGGCGCCGCTGCGCCGGTCGCGTACCTGGTTGAGGTCGGGCGGGCCGCTGATGTAGGCGATCGAGCGGTGTCCGGCTTCGATCAGGTGACGCACGGCGAGGGCGCCACCGGCGACGTCGTCGACGGAGACCGAGCACTCGGAGCTGCCTTCGGCCACGCGGTCGACGAGCACGAAGGGAATCTTGTGGCGGCGGAAGTCCTCGATGGTGCGGCCGGTGGCGTCGGCGGGGGTGAGGAGTACGCCGCGCACGCGCTGCTCGGCGAAGAGGGACAGGTACTCGGCTTCCTCGGCCGGGCTCTGGGCGGTGTTGCACACCATGACACCGAGCCCGGCGGCGCGGGCCGCGCGTTCCGCGCCGCGTGCGATGTCCACGAAGAACGGGTTGCCCATGTCGTGGACGAGCAGGCCCATCATGCGGCTGCGGCCGGCCCGCAGCTGCCGGGCCGACTCGCTGCGGACGTAGCCGAGGCGGTCTATCTCGGCCCGGACCCGGGCCAGGGTGTGAGGAGAGACCTGTTCCGGCCGGTTGATCACGTTCGAGACCGTGCCCACGGACACGCCGGCGGCGCGTGCGATGTCCTTGATACCCACTGACCGGGTCATCGGACTGGAACCTCCCGGTGTGTGGAGCCACGGTGTCCTCAGGTTACCCGCGGGGTCCGATGCCCCTCCGTCGCGGCGCCGGGCGGGGCAGTGCCGGCGACGCCGCGACGGAGGGCGGCGGACCCATGAGGCCGGGTCAGGAAAGGTGGAACACCTCCGTCAGGGGCTTCATGGCCTCATCGGGGCGCTGCCCGTCCAGGGCTTCGAAGAGGCCGGCCATCTCCGCCTGCCAGCGGGCGTTGACCTCGGTGGCTTCCATGGCAGCCACGGCTGCCGGGAAGTCCTCGGTCTCGAGGTAGCCGACGAGCAGTCCGTTCTCACTGAGGAAGAGCGAGTAGTTGTGCCAGCCGCTCGCCGAGAGGGCGTCGAGCATCTCGGGCCAGACGTCGGCGTGGCGCTCGCGGTACTCGGCGAGCCGGTCCTGGCGGACCTTGAGCAGGAAGCAGACGCGTTGCATGGAGGCCGTCCCTGAAGCAGGCAGTCGGATCAGAAACCACGCTGGGGGAGCCGCCGCAGCGTTGTGAAAGGTTTCAAAGGGGTTTGCCGGGACATTAAGCATTCCGGTCGCATCGCGTCAATGGTCTGAGCTGCGCAATCTCGGGCTGCTCGCAGTCATAGCAGGGTCCGTACAGCCGAAGGTCGCGGCGGGGGTTGACACCCTCGGTGAACGCTCCTAGCTTCCTTCTTGAATCGTTTCAGAACATGATCGTCGTCGTGTGGATCTCGCCGTCCACCTCGTCGGAACCGCCGCCCATGCCCTTTCAGACCCCTGTAGGAGCCCTGAAGTGACCGACCTCGCCGCGGTGAAGACCGCGCTCAGGAGCCAGGCCGTCGAGACGCCGTCGTGGGCGTACGGGAATTCGGGGACCCGTTTCAAGGTCTTCGCCCAGGAGGGGGTGCCCCGCACCCCCCAGGAGAAGCTGGCCGACGCCGCCAAGGTGCACGAGCTCACCGGCGTGGCCCCGACCGTCTCCCTGCACATCCCCTGGGACAGGGTCGACGACTACGCGGCCCTCGCGAAGTGCGCCGTCGAGCGCGGCGTGAAGCTGGGAGCGATCAACTCCAACACCTTCCAGGACGACGACTACAAGCTGGGCAGCATCTGCCATCCCGACGCGGCGGTACGCCGTAAGGCCGTCGATCATCTCCTCGAGTGCGTCGACATCCTGGACGCGACCGGATCGCGGGACCTGAAGCTCTGGTTCGCCGACGGTACGAACTACCCGGGCCAGGACGACATCCGCGAGCGGCAGGACCGGCTCGCCGAAGGCCTCGCCGAGGTCTACGGGCGCCTCGGCGACGACCAGCGGATGCTGCTCGAGTACAAGTTCTTCGAGCCGGCCTTCTACACCACCGACGTGCCGGACTGGGGCACCGCCTACGCCCACTGCCTCAAGCTCGGTGACAAGGCGCAGGTCGTCGTCGACACCGGCCACCACGCGCCCGGCACCAACATCGAGTTCATCGTCGCCACGCTGCTGCGGGAGGACAAGCTCGGCGCGTTCGACTTCAACTCGCGGTTCTACGCCGACGACGACCTGATGGTGGGCTCCGCCGACCCGTTCCAGCTCTTCCGGATCATGTACGAGGTGATCCGCGGCGGCGGACTCGGCTCCGACGTCGCGTTCATGCTCGACCAGTGCCACAACATCGAGGCCAAGATCCCGGCGATCATCCGCTCGGTGATGAACGTGCAGGAGGCGACGGCCAAGGCGCTGCTCGTCGACCGGTCCGCGCTCGCCGCCGCGCAGCGGGAGGGCGACGTGCTCGCCGCGAACGCCGTGCTCATGGACGCCTACAACACCGACGTACGGCCCCTGCTCGCCGAAGTCCGCGAGGAGATGGGCATCGACGCGGACCCGATCGCCGCGTACCGCCGCTCCGGATGGCAGGAGCGGATCGCCGCCGAGCGCGTCGGCGGTGCCCAGGCCGGCTGGGGTGCCTGAGCCCCGAACCGTACGAGACACCCCACCGCACCCACCCGCAAGGACACCCACATGGCTCCCTCGCTCCACCCCGAAGCGGCCGCTCTGCTCGCCCGCTCCAACCGACTCGGCGCCGATCCCCGCACCACCAACTACGCCGGCGGCAACACGTCCGCCAAGGGCACCGAGCCCGACCCCGTGACCGGCGGAGACGTCGAGCTGATGTGGGTCAAGGGCTCGGGCGGCGACCTCGGCACGCTCACGGAGTCCGGTCTCGCCGTGCTCCGCCTCGACCGGCTCCGCGCCCTCGTCGGCGTCTACCCGGGCGTCGAGCGCGAGGACGAGATGGTCGCCGCGTTCGACTACTGCCTGCACGGCAAGGGCGGGGCCGCTCCGTCCATCGACACCGCCATGCACGGCCTGGTCGACGCCGCCCACGTGGATCATCTGCACCCCGACTCCGGGATCGCGCTCGCCTGCGCGGCCGACGGGGAGAAGCTGACCGCCGAGTGCTTCGGCGACACCGTGGTGTGGGTGCCGTGGCGGCGCCCCGGCTTCCAGCTCGGCCTCGACATCGCCGCCGTGAAGGAGGCCAACCCGCAGGCCATCGGCTGCGTCCTCGGCGGACACGGGGTCACGGCCTGGGGCGACACGGCCGAGGAGTGCGAGCGGAACTCGCTGCTCATCATCCGGACCGCGGAGAGCTTCCTCGCCGAGCGCGGCCGCCCCGAGCCCTTCGGTCCCCTCCTCGACGGGTACGAGGCGCTGCCCGAGACCGAACGCCGCGACCGGGCCGCCGCCCTCGCGCCGCACATCCGGGCCATCGCCTCGCAGGACCGGCCGCAGGTCGGCCACTTCGACGACTCCGCCGCCGTCCTCGACTTCGTCGCCCGCGCGGAGCACCCTCGGCTCGCCGCGCTCGGCACCTCCTGCCCGGACCACTTCCTGCGGACCAAGGTCCGGCCGCTCGTCCTCGATCTGCCGCCGACCACTCCGGTCGACCAGGCCGTCGCGCGGCTGCACGAGCTGCACGCCGAGTACCGCGAGGAGTACCAGGGGTACTACGACCGGCACGCGGACGCCGACTCGCCCGCGATCCGCGGCGCCGACCCGGCCATCGTGCTCGTCCCGGGCGTGGGCATGTTCTCCTTCGGCAAGGACAAGCAGACCGCGCGGGTGGCCGGCGAGTTCTACGTCAACGCGATCAACGTGATGCGGGGCGCCGAAGCGGTGTCGACGTACGCGCCGATCGAGGAGTCGGAGAAGTTCCGCATCGAGTACTGGGCCCTTGAGGAGGCCAAGCTCCAGCGGATGCCGAAGCCCAAGGCGCTCGCGACCCGCGTCGCGCTGGTCACCGGTGCCGGCAGCGGCATCGGCAAGGCCATCGCGCAGCGGCTCGTCACCGAGGGCGCCTGTGTCGTCGTCGCCGATCTCAACGCTTCGAGCGCGGTGGCCGTCGCCGAGGAGCTCGGCGGGCCCGACAAGGCCGTGGCCGTGACCGTGGACGTCACCTCCGAGCAGCAGATCGCCGAGGCGTTCAAGGCGGCCGCACTGGCCTTCGGCGGCGTCGACCTCGTCGTCAACAACGCGGGCATCTCCATCTCCAAGCCGCTCCTGGAGACCTCGGCACGCGACTGGGACCTCCAGCACGACATCATGGCCCGCGGCTCGTTCCTCGTCTCCCGCGAGGCGGCCCGCATCATGATCGAGCAGGGCCTCGGCGGCGACATCGTCTCCATCGCGTCGAAGAACGCGGTGTTCGCAGGACCCAACAACATCGCCTACTCCGCGACCA is a window encoding:
- a CDS encoding ornithine cyclodeaminase family protein; the encoded protein is MTDTGMEYLGSADVDRALDGIDVVETAAEVLRLHAAGLVRTPAKAFLQWPAEEGAARTLNMPSWLGRPEGHLVGTKIINGNPANARLGLRRAEGLILLFDPETGHVRTMMQAARISALRTAAVTAVAVEHLSAGPPRTLAVIGAGTLAEVHLEVLVPRLGELRRLVIHDHDPRRAEKLAAHAAGAWAGRGVDCSTASGAEEAVAGADVVVTLTTTDEGYIRYGWLKKGSVLVNVSLDDPLPEVFLAADALVVDEWGLITADRRRILGKLHRAGRIAEQGGPGAPALGEGRAVTAHLGEVVAGTRPARTHEHDIVLVNPIGMSAQDMALAAKVAQRAQALGLGSVLPR
- a CDS encoding 2-phosphosulfolactate phosphatase, whose translation is MSTGLELCDPWELELLGDGAPVTGVVVVDLFRATSTLRSLVEHGHETEILATPEEAAEALRRGRRCLGEWHGAVLDGFVCGNSPTRVRDLPVTGTPLSFLSSNGARALTQAARVADTVLTGDLANLDALAATVARGGRWLCVPAGCRGERRTEDDFVCVELARRLPGAVGPRLARLCRSLDGVTVDDLAHGPSAEWLVRHEQTGADDLAFILAQRPDSPVLPYYDGKLLRRYPDRPGPEG
- a CDS encoding GNAT family N-acetyltransferase, coding for MNDLLIRHLAEDELHLFDSMPASTLVGFGAFGDTFADMAARGEYRPEWVWVALREGTVVARAAWWGGPEDTQPASLDWFDFTDAEDATELLRTVPLRAQYMLKLPPGWREDPAVRAEAEVRIAAASAAGLVEQGERNHYRWTPDCGLPPRPDRLTFTPEPDDAVILEVFRRVHLGSLDTQVLRTVEESGIDAAAQEQLDYLRWMPSPRSWWRLAHTSDGELVGLVAPCRNYAAPLIGYVGVVPEQRGHGYAYDLLAEATHFLAAEGAEVVTAGTDRSNTPMAETFVRAGYPVTQHRIDLV
- a CDS encoding non-ribosomal peptide synthetase, which gives rise to MAAAVVLHRHTLRDSVLVGHHEDGLLRGVRTLDLSDDPSTEELLRAIRASEADGDGTEDADVVLRTERAAPGADEAASSGEGVSVAVDGLGTVRIRGPRAFPADDVRNQLRRAVLAGRAHPRLPVSALPLASDADTELVRAWGGDGVPAAPPRTLPELVGAWAADSPEAVAVSGKAGKLSYAQLDHAADQLARRLVAAGAGPERVVGVLAERSPRLIVALLAVLKAGAAYLYLDPQSPPARRTGELADAAVSLVVVDEDPSGWTLPDGVTAMPLAELDGTGHEDGTPSVELPAPDPADLAYVSYTSGSTGRPKPVGVPHAAVSRLVHSPDWARFEPTDVFLQTAPVAFDASVLEIWGALANGAELVLPPTGRVEVDRLAELVVEASVTVLWLTAGLFQRFASEHVDSLRGVRQLITGGDVVPPAAVERVLAEHPDLTVINGYGPTENTTFTTCATLGAEDLTSSVPIGRPIGGTRVLLLDSHLRPVPVGVAGELYAAGAGLARGYLGRPGATAERFVPDPTGGRPGARLYRTGDLARWRPDGSLDFLGRADRQVKVNGYRVEPGEIETALTDHPAVRAAAVIAGPGPGGGNRLVAYAVPEDAGQDARSLERELKRHLREVLPPSYVPSWIMVLPELPLTANGKVDRNALPETDRLPRAAMNDYVAPRTPEERLMCDLWAEVLGVEDVGIEDDFFELGGHSLTAAELLVVVQRETGRELSARTLYLSPTVAELTELGD
- a CDS encoding LacI family DNA-binding transcriptional regulator, with amino-acid sequence MTRSVGIKDIARAAGVSVGTVSNVINRPEQVSPHTLARVRAEIDRLGYVRSESARQLRAGRSRMMGLLVHDMGNPFFVDIARGAERAARAAGLGVMVCNTAQSPAEEAEYLSLFAEQRVRGVLLTPADATGRTIEDFRRHKIPFVLVDRVAEGSSECSVSVDDVAGGALAVRHLIEAGHRSIAYISGPPDLNQVRDRRSGALTALTAAGLGHDALRELPTERLDVAAGRDAGSRLLGLADRPTAVFCANDLLALGVLQAMYDAGISVPDDMAIVGYDDIEFAAAATVPLTSVRQPAVTMGALAAELLLREIEAEGEATPHEHRRVVLQPELVVRRSSPPTR
- a CDS encoding L-rhamnose mutarotase, which encodes MQRVCFLLKVRQDRLAEYRERHADVWPEMLDALSASGWHNYSLFLSENGLLVGYLETEDFPAAVAAMEATEVNARWQAEMAGLFEALDGQRPDEAMKPLTEVFHLS
- the rhaI gene encoding L-rhamnose isomerase, producing the protein MTDLAAVKTALRSQAVETPSWAYGNSGTRFKVFAQEGVPRTPQEKLADAAKVHELTGVAPTVSLHIPWDRVDDYAALAKCAVERGVKLGAINSNTFQDDDYKLGSICHPDAAVRRKAVDHLLECVDILDATGSRDLKLWFADGTNYPGQDDIRERQDRLAEGLAEVYGRLGDDQRMLLEYKFFEPAFYTTDVPDWGTAYAHCLKLGDKAQVVVDTGHHAPGTNIEFIVATLLREDKLGAFDFNSRFYADDDLMVGSADPFQLFRIMYEVIRGGGLGSDVAFMLDQCHNIEAKIPAIIRSVMNVQEATAKALLVDRSALAAAQREGDVLAANAVLMDAYNTDVRPLLAEVREEMGIDADPIAAYRRSGWQERIAAERVGGAQAGWGA
- a CDS encoding bifunctional aldolase/short-chain dehydrogenase, yielding MAPSLHPEAAALLARSNRLGADPRTTNYAGGNTSAKGTEPDPVTGGDVELMWVKGSGGDLGTLTESGLAVLRLDRLRALVGVYPGVEREDEMVAAFDYCLHGKGGAAPSIDTAMHGLVDAAHVDHLHPDSGIALACAADGEKLTAECFGDTVVWVPWRRPGFQLGLDIAAVKEANPQAIGCVLGGHGVTAWGDTAEECERNSLLIIRTAESFLAERGRPEPFGPLLDGYEALPETERRDRAAALAPHIRAIASQDRPQVGHFDDSAAVLDFVARAEHPRLAALGTSCPDHFLRTKVRPLVLDLPPTTPVDQAVARLHELHAEYREEYQGYYDRHADADSPAIRGADPAIVLVPGVGMFSFGKDKQTARVAGEFYVNAINVMRGAEAVSTYAPIEESEKFRIEYWALEEAKLQRMPKPKALATRVALVTGAGSGIGKAIAQRLVTEGACVVVADLNASSAVAVAEELGGPDKAVAVTVDVTSEQQIAEAFKAAALAFGGVDLVVNNAGISISKPLLETSARDWDLQHDIMARGSFLVSREAARIMIEQGLGGDIVSIASKNAVFAGPNNIAYSATKADQAHQVRLLAAELGEHGIRVNGVNPDGVVRGSGIFAAGWGAQRAATYGIEEEKLGEFYAQRTILKREVLPEHVANAVFALTGGELTHTTGLLVPVDAGVAAAFLR